GATTCACCACGGTTCCCCTCTCTCTGAACAGCATTTCCGATTCAGGCCTGTTGTTGGTGATGACCCTGATGTTCATCGGTGCGAGTCCGGGAGGAACAGGAGGTGGAATCAAAACAACAACGGTGGCAGCCCTTATGGCCGCTACGCGCTCTACCCTGCGAGGTCACAATGATGTAGTAATTCGCCATCGACAGATCTCCGACAAAGTTGTGCTGCGCGCTTTAAGCATCACAGTTGCCTCACTTCTGTTTGTGCTGGGGATGGCCCTCCTATTGGCACTAAGCAGCAATCTCAGCGGAGAAGAACCCTTCACTTTCCTGGAGCTGGTTTTTACGTGTATTTCCGCCTTTGCCACCGTGGGATTGGATCTAGGCGTTACAAGGCAGCTGGCTCCTTTTGGTCAGTTTGTGCTTGTGATGGGAATGTTTGTGGGACGCCTGGGAATCCTCTTGCTTTTGAGCGCCATTTGGGAGAGTTTCAACCGTGGACACCTACAGCGCGAGAATCGCGTTGGTTATCCCCGTGAAGATCTCTATGTCTGATCACCGATCCCTGGGAGCAATGCAGTGAGGGAGTGGTGGCATTGGTCCCAATCCAACCAGGCAGAACCTTCAAGCTTCGGGATTGTGGGATTGGGTCGTTTCGGGAGTGCTGTCTGCAAGGAACTGATGCAAAACGGTGCTGAAGTTCTTGCTGTCGACCGTTCCTCCAAGGCAATCGAGGAACTACGCCAACTTGAGCCCTCGATCGAAGCCCGGATTGTGGACTGCACCGATGAGGAAGCGCTTCGCGAAGCGGGGATCCTCGATATGGAAACAGTGGTTGTCGCCATCAGCGAACCCATCGAAGCCAGCATCACGGCCACACTCATTGCCAAAGACAGTGCAGGAAGCAAGGTTCGGCGCGTCATTGCACGCGCCACCAGCGATTTGCACGAAAAAATGCTCAAGCGCGTGGGAGCAGATCGAGTGGTCTTTCCCTCCCGAATGCAGGGCGAACGGCTGGGTGTGGAATTGGTACGCCCCAACCTGATGGAGCGACTCGAACTCGATAAGCATCATTCGATTGAAGAAATCAAGGTGCCTGGGATGTTCGTGGGGCGCTCGCTACGAGACCTAAACCTGCGCAAGAATTTTCGCGTGAATGTTCTTGCGGCAGGTCCGGCGAAAGAACTCATGGTCAACCCACCAGCGTCCCATGTGCTTCAAGAAGGGCACGTTCTCGTGGTGATGGGTTTAACCGACGATCTTCAAGAGCTTCCGAAAACCTGAGTCATGCGCGTTCTCGGATTGATGAGCGGCACAAGCGCCGATGGCGTAGATGCTGTTCTTGTCGAACTCTCCGGGTCCGCCGACCATCCCCGTTGGTCACTGTTGCGGTCGGCATCGCTGGACTATCCAACCTCGACACGACAACTGATCTTGGCCGTGGGCCAAGGCGAAGCCAAAACCGCCTCCTCTCTCCTCAATCTTTCCGAAACGATCACCAAGATTCAGGCCGCAGCAGCTCTTCAGTGCGACCCAGAAGAACAGGCGCAGCTGGTGGGATGTCATGGCCAGACCCTTTGGCATCGACCTCCCAAACGAGCGGGAACTGGCGAACTTCAGCGTGGAGCGAGCTGGCAGATGCTGCAAGCACCCCTGCTGGCGCAACTGCTGAATCGCCCTGTGATCTTCGACTTTCGGGCTGCTGATCTGGCACTTGGAGGTCAAGGAGCACCGCTTGTTCCCAAAGCTGATGCGGCCCTTTTGGGACGAACCAAAGGCTGGAGAGCATTGCTGAATTTGGGTGGCATCGCCAATCTCACCCTCATTCCACCTGATGCAGGTCCTGATCGACTCCAACCCGTCAGGGGGTGGGATTGCGGGCCTGCCAACAGCTTGATCGACCTGGCGATGGAACAGTTCAGCGAAGGGGAGGAAAGCTGCGACCAGGGCGGCCGCCTTGCGGAGACTGGTCACTGCGATGAAGCCTTGATTCTGCGCTGGCTTGCTGAGCCTTACTTCCAGCTCAACCCTCCCAAGTCCACAGGTCGTGAAGTCTTCGGACGAGCCGATCTAACGAGGCGCCTTCGAGACATGCAAGGACAACCGATTGCCAATCAAATCGCGACGCTCACAGCCTTCTCAGCGGCTGTTGTAGCGCAAGATCTTCAACAGCTCTCCAACCAAAACCATCCCCTCCCCATCGAGCTAGTGGTCGCTGGCGGTGGCAGCAAGAACCTCACGTTGATGCGAGAACTCAACACACGCTGCCGAGGCCTAAGACTGCGTCGCAGCGACGAGCTTCAACTCCCCAGCCAAAGCCGTGAAGCCATGGTGTTTGCTCTGTTGGCGTGGTGGCATCACTTGGGATATCCAGGAAATGCACCTGCGATCACTGGTGCACAGCACGAGGTCGTCCTCGGAGTACGCGTCAATCCGGCTTGATGGCCCAGCAGCCGCGCAGTGAATGCCGCAGACCAGTCATAAAACACCTACGTAAAGACCTTGAAGTCAAGCTGGATCAAGTCGGGCGATGAAGCCTGACGCGACGTGGTGCGCCCCGCAGCCGACCGGTTTGCTTCGACTCCAGAGCACTGCGTAATTGCTCTGTTGACGACTGATTTGCAGCCGCTACTGGAGCTGCCACTTGCCTGTCGCCTCCCTGTTCGTATCGCTGAACCCCTTGCTGAATCAACACCTTGGCCATGTTGCTGACCGTGCGCGATTCATCCTCAGCCAACGCCGTCAAGCGGAGGCAAAGATCTTCGGGGAGCACCACCTGAATACGAGGTGACTTGGGCTTCCCACTGGATGAATTTTGGCGAGTGGCCACGACCCAGAAAGAGGCAGAGCTACTTAAAAGTGTACAGAGATGTGCAAGGGTAGTATCCAGCACTATGCTGCTGTCATTGATCAGATCCCTGATCCAACTGCAGGCCAGGCCCTCGGCCCACCCATTCCAGGAGTGCCATGCCCCATTCCCAAAGCCAGGACATCAGCTCACCCCAGCTACCTCCAGCTACCAAGCCGGTTCCTCGTAAAAACAATCGTCAAAGCAACGACCGACGAAAGACTCGGCGCCCGAGCCGAACCCCTGAAAACAGCGAAGTGCTGGTTTCAGCTGTCATCAGCACCTACCTGCTCACTCACCTCCATCACGTGCTCCAACGAGCTGAATACAGCGCCGTTCAAGACGGACGCCGGTCACAAGCAGCCAATTACGCCCAGCTGCGCAAAGTGCTTTGCATGGATGCCCGCAGCATGGAAGACGCATCAGCCTCTGGGCTTAAAGCCACGGAGCTCGACCAAGCGGCATAGCGAGCTGCATAGGGAAGGGATGGCAGTTCGTGATGGCGTGAATAAGGTTTCGTCAGAAGCATGACGATCATGTCCAACGCAGCTGCGCTGTACGCACGCATTGAGAATGATCGAGACCTCAGCAAGGGGTTATTCAGGCAGGCACTTCAAAATCCTTCAGGAGCCCTCGATTCCATCTGCGAAATCGGAAATCAACTCAACTTGCCTGTCACGCTCCAAGAGGTGAAGGATCACATCAACAGTCTCGACGACGAGATCACTAAGCAATGGCTGATCAAAGCGAGGGGGGGGCTTTAATTTCGGCTGCTTGCGTGGAGTCCTTGGACTCCAATGATTGGCCAGAGGGCGCGAAGGCACGCTTCGGTGCCGAACGTTCTCGCACACCTCCTCCTCCTGCCCAACTAAAAAACAACCAATAACTAATCACGGCAAGACCGGCTGCCACCACAAGGGCCGTGACTTGCTCTAGTCGACGCATTGAGCCTCCTCCAAGCTCCAGCAGTCTGCCTGGAAACCCCGACACGGGATGATGGGTTATCCCTGCCTCCACTCCGTGCTGCGACTTGAGCGAGTCGGCAAGATTTATCCCACCGGAGAAGTTCTGAGGGATGTGACCTGGGAGGTCAAGCCCGGAGACCGTATCGGCCTTGTTGGCGTGAATGGAGCAGGCAAATCAACCCAGCTACGGCTGATTGCTGGCATGGAAGAAGCCAGCAGTGGCCAAATCGTGAAGCAAGGCGAGCCAAGAATCGCTTACCTGCAGCAGGAATTCGATGTTGACCCCAGCCGCACGGTACGAGAAGAGCTGTTTCAAGCCTTTGGCGAGGCCGCCATCGTGCTGGGCAAACAAAAAAAAGTTGAATTGGAGATGGGGTCCGAACGCGCGGCGAAAGATCCCGATCATCTCGACGCGCTCATTCACGAACTAGGGCGACTGCAGACCCGGTTTGAAGGACTGCATGGCTACGAGCTCGATGCACGAATCGACAAATTGCTCCCCACCATCGGTTTCAAGCTCGAGGAAGCAGACCGCCTGGTTTCGGACTACTCCGGCGGCTGGCAAATGCGCCTGGCACTTGGGAAAATCCTCCTACAAGACCCTGATCTTCTTCTATTAGACGAGCCAACCAACCATCTCGATGTCGAAACGATTCAGTGGCTCGAGGGATATCTCATCGAACAAAAGGCTGCATTGGTCGTGATCAGTCATGACCGTACATTTCTGGATCGTGTCTGCAATCAAATTGTGAGCACGGAGCGAGGAGTCTCGAGGGCCTACTTGGGCAATTACACCTCGCACCTCGAACAAAAAGCACTCGAGCAAGAAGCCTCACAAGCAGCTTTTGAACGACAGCAGAAAGAGATCGCAACCCAACAGGCCTACATCGATCGATTCCGTGCCAGTGCAACGCGCAGCACCCAGGCAAAAAGCCGAGAAAAGCAGCTGGACAAAGTGGAGAGGGTTGATGCCCCGGTTGAGTCGGTGAGTGGACCCAGTTTCCGATTCCCCCCCGCACCACGATCTGGGGCACAGGTGGCTGTCATCGACAACATGACCCACAGCTACGGGGAAAACATCCTTTTCATGGAAGCTGATCTCGAAATCGAGAGAGGGGATCGGATCGCCTTTGTTGGTCCCAACGGAGCCGGAAAGTCCACCCTGCTCCGCTTGATCATGGGAGTCGAAAGTCCTGATGAAGGTTCAGCAAGGCTCGGGGAGCACAACATCATTGCCAGCTATTTCGAACAAAACCAAGCAGAAGCCCTTGATCTCAACAAAACGGTGATTGAGACCATGTTCGAAGCCGTTCCTGATTGGACACAAACTCAAGTGCGCTCACTACTGGGGAGTTTCTGTTTCAGCAACGACAGTGTTTTTAAGGACGTCGGCAAACTTAGTGGCGGGGAGAAAGCACGCCTTGCCCTTGCTCTGATGTTGCTCAGTCCCTGCAATTTACTGGTTCTGGATGAGCCCACAAACCATCTCGATATCCCTGCCAAACAGATGCTTGAAGACGCGCTATGCGACTACGAAGGAGCTGCTTTGCTTGTATCGCATGACCGTTACTTCATCTCACGTGTAGCAAACAAAATCGTGGAAATTCACGATGGTGAACTCGTGACATATCGGGGAAATTACGCTTACTACCAAGACAAAAAGGCTGAGGAAAGGGCTGAAGCTGAGACAAAGCGGCTGATTGCCGAGAAAGAAGCCAAGCGCAAAGCGAATAACGCAAAGCAAAAAGAGCGTGCTGCCCGCAAAAAGAACGCTGCGTAGCAAGGCCTCCCCTTAGCCGCAAGACGAAACTTCACACTTGTTTAGGCAGGAAAACTCATTTCTCTTTACCAGTTCAGACGGTGTGGATAGGCTGACATCACTGATCCCCAGTCGGCCATGCACAACACCCAAGCACGTCATGTCACTGCCGCTGGGGCAGCTTCGTCCATGACTGAAAGCGCTGAGCATGCACAGACTTGGGACGCTGTGGAGACTTACTTCGAGTGCATCACAACGTGCTCCCTCGATGATGGGGAATGCATTACACGCTGCGTAGAGCAACTCAAAGACACAGACGGCTAATTAATAGATACGAGACGACTATCAACGCAAAGCTGTCATCTCAACGGGCGTAATTGCAAGAGTCATACGTTGACCTGATCTCATCACTTCAAGATTTAAGGGTCGATCTACTCCATGTCGATCGATCGCCGAAACAACTTCAGAGGGATTGCTAATCGATTGACCATCGATTGACACGATCACATCATCGACTCGCAAGTTCCCACGATCGGCGGGGCCACCTGGCACGACTGATCGAATCACAGCTCCAGGAGGAGCAGTCGCCCCTGGTCTTGGGGCAGGAACCGTTGAAAGCCCCACACCCACCATGGGGTGACTCGCCCTTCCCTCCTTGACGAGCTGACTGGCGATCGCCCGTGCCCGATTGATAGGGATTGCAAAACCGAGACCTGCCCCTGGTCCTGACCGCACGAGGGTATTGATTCCAATCACATCACCACGAGCGTTCAACAACGGGCCACCCGAATTACCAGGGTTAATCGCAGCGTCTGTCTGGATGAGATCAAGACGCTTTCCTGCAATTCCCAGTTGTGACATGTTGCGATTGAGGTTGCTGACAATACCCATCGTCACTGTGTTCTCAAGACCGAAGGGATTCCCCACAGCGATAGCCCAATCCCCCACCTGAAGACGATCTGAGTTGCCCAAGGGCGCCGTAGGCCATGGCCCTCTTGTTTCCAACTGCACAACGGCCAAGTCGGTTAGAGAATCCTGCCCAATCACCCGACCAGCGACACGTCTGCCATCAGGCAGTCCCACCGTGACTCGATCCGCATTCTCCACGACATGAGCGTTGGTCAGAACCAAGCCTTGTTCATCAAAAATCACGCCACTTCCCTGCCCACGCTCAACCCGTGAACGCGGAGCCGATTGAGATTGCATCCCAAAAAAGCGGCGCAGGAATGGATCCGCCATCAAGCTCCTAGGGAGTCCATTTCCACCCATCGCCCTGACAGTTCGCTGCGTTTCAAGAGTGACAACAGCCGGTCCACTGCGTGCGACAGCTTGCGCAACGAACGACTTAGGTGCGACGGCTTGTGCAGCCCCTGCGGAGAACGCTCGAGGCGGTTGCATCAGCAACCCGGGGAATGTCAACGCACCAGCGCAAACCAATGAGAGCAAAGGATTAGACACCGCCATGGCCGCGATTTCATCAACGTGATGAGTCACCGTGACCATAGGAAGTGAATCCCCAGAAGAACAGACCCATTTCCTGCGATTTCATGACTGGATACGACCAGGGTCCGCAAAAGCAACGTCCCTTTGTCGACAAGGAGCGATGATGGAATGGATGGTTAGGCCCATCTCCGAGTTCTGCGGTGATTGCCATGCTCAGCAGCCTGTTTCCTCTTGTCTATGGACTGATCTTCATCGTCCTGTTGTGGCAAGCCTTTCGTGTGATGGGACGAGGGTTCAATGCTGCAAGCAAACCGCTTGTGTCGGAGAAAGTCGACCGGACAGGTCGCCTGACGATTCATCCAGAGCTTCTTGATGGAGAAGGACGCCTCACGGAGGAGGATCTTTTGACCGTGCGATTTGGCAGCGATAGTGAACCTCCAAATCCAACTTCGAACCCCGGTGAATAAGTTGGGTTGATGGCAACTGCTTGAGTTGTCCTATTGACTCGTAAAGGGGACTCCTAGGTGGATCAACGAACACGGATTGTGGCTGCGGTAATCAAATCCGTGAAACTGCCGCCCCGCTTCCGCTTAAGGCTGTTGAAAGAAGATCCTGTTCGGCTTGAACTCAGCCTGACTCCTGCCTACGGGAAAGACCCTATTCAGGTGGGACTGGTCGAATCGTTGGATCTAGTGGCGCGCCGAGATCGGGAAGGCCGCATTCCACGAGACCTACAGGGCACCTGGGACTGGACCGTGCGTCATGGCGATGTCAGCACAGGAGGCTGGAACCCCTATCTCAAGGAGGCACTGCAAACCATGTTCGAAACAGGGCTCCCAGCCATCGTTTATGAAGAGCTCACGGGTGAGGAATACCACCCTGTTGACGGGGCACGTCACATTCGCTGACGTCTGATTTAGGGAAGTTGTGAAGCACTGCAAACAGGGAGTGAGAATCCTCCCTGAGCTCAGCTAAACATGAATTCAATCCGGCCTTAAGGATTTCTTCATGGCCTCCATTTCTGTTCGCTTTGGTCCATTGGTGAGGCTCTTGGCGGCCTTCGGAGCCCTCAGCAGCATTTTGCTCGTTGGGATGATCAACTTTTTCAGCTAAAGGCGAGCGGCATTGGGCGAGTTCCCCATTGATCCCTTATTGCCAAGACTGCGAGCCAGTCTGGTTCCAGGTGCCACGGTCTTACTGCAATCACCGCCGGGTGCCGGCAAAACAACCCGGGTGCCCTTGGCACTTCTTGGAGAAATTGCAGGAACTGAGCCTCTGCCCGGTCGCTCCCTGATGCTTGAGCCCAGGCGACTTGCGGCAAGGGCTGCAGCAACCAGGCTCGCAGCCAGCCTGAACGAACCGCTTGGGGAACGCGTTGGCTATTCCGTTCGGCACGAGCAAAAGCGCTCCTCTCGCACGCGGATTGAAGCGATGACGGACGGGCTCTTCCTCCGTCGACTGCAAAACAATCCCGAGCTCACAGGGATTAATTGCGTGATCTTTGATGAATTCCATGAGCGCAGTCGAAACAGTGAATTAGCGCTTGCATTGGTTCGTGAAGCGCAGGAACTCCTCAGGCCAGATCTCTGTCTGCTGCTGATGTCGGCAACTCTGGATCTCACCAACCTGCGCGCCCAACTACCTCATGCACAGGTACTCACGAGCGAAGGGAAGGCCTTCCCTGTTGAGACGCAACACCTCTCACCCAAGGTGAATGAACCTCTCGAGGGGAGCGTTTTACGAGCGATTGAGCAGGAGATGGCCTACCTGCCCACTACGGATAACAGTGGTGAGAAGCCACCCACAGTCTTGGTTTTTTTGCCTGGATTACGGGAGATCGAACGTTGCCGGCAACGTTTACTCAAGTCAGGCCTACTGAGCCAATGGGACGTCATCGCTCTGCATGGAAGGCAATCCCTCGCAGAGCAGGGGCGGGCACTGAAGCCTTGCAACCAGAAGAAGGAGGGACGCGTGATTTTGGCAACGTCCATCGCCGAAAGCTCTCTCACCCTGGACGGTGTTCGCCTTGTGATCGATTGCGGACTCACTCGCCATACCCAATTTGACCCTGGGACTGGAATGGAGGGACTGATCACCGTGCCGGCCAGTCAGGCCAGTGCTGATCAGCGGCGAGGCCGTGCTGGGCGCCAAAACGCCGGTCGTTGCATCAGGCTTTGGTCTCCTGCCGAACAGCAACGTCGGCCAGCCCACGACATTCCTGAGTTGCAGCGAGCTGACCCTCAACCAACCGTGCTCGACCTCGCCCTCTGGGGGGCTGGTTTAGGCGAATCCTTGCCTTGGCTCGAGCCCCCTCCACGGGCCGCACTTCAGGAAGGTCGCCGGCAATTGCTTGCTCTAGGAGCCCTTAATGCAAAAGGATGCCCCACGAACACCGGGCAAAAGTTGGCTCGGTTTGGTGCCCATCCACGCCTGGGCCTGCTCCTACTTCAAGCGTGTGCCTTGGGGCGACCGCAACTAGGAGCCGATCTCGCCGCCATCCTCAATGAGCGCGATCTCTTAAGCCAGCACAACTACGGCAGTGACCTTTGGAGCCGCATGCTCTTTCTCCGGAACAACCGAAGCTCATCGCGAAGCACAGGGGATCGTGCAGCAGCTGATCGCCTCAGAACAGTCTTCGATCAGAGCCGTCGATGGCTCCAACAATTAGGTCAATTCGACCAGGAACAAGAGCACCAAGGCATTGAGGCGACAGACGAGCAAAT
The Synechococcus sp. CC9311 DNA segment above includes these coding regions:
- a CDS encoding TrkA family potassium uptake protein, which translates into the protein MREWWHWSQSNQAEPSSFGIVGLGRFGSAVCKELMQNGAEVLAVDRSSKAIEELRQLEPSIEARIVDCTDEEALREAGILDMETVVVAISEPIEASITATLIAKDSAGSKVRRVIARATSDLHEKMLKRVGADRVVFPSRMQGERLGVELVRPNLMERLELDKHHSIEEIKVPGMFVGRSLRDLNLRKNFRVNVLAAGPAKELMVNPPASHVLQEGHVLVVMGLTDDLQELPKT
- a CDS encoding ATP-binding cassette domain-containing protein, which produces MMGYPCLHSVLRLERVGKIYPTGEVLRDVTWEVKPGDRIGLVGVNGAGKSTQLRLIAGMEEASSGQIVKQGEPRIAYLQQEFDVDPSRTVREELFQAFGEAAIVLGKQKKVELEMGSERAAKDPDHLDALIHELGRLQTRFEGLHGYELDARIDKLLPTIGFKLEEADRLVSDYSGGWQMRLALGKILLQDPDLLLLDEPTNHLDVETIQWLEGYLIEQKAALVVISHDRTFLDRVCNQIVSTERGVSRAYLGNYTSHLEQKALEQEASQAAFERQQKEIATQQAYIDRFRASATRSTQAKSREKQLDKVERVDAPVESVSGPSFRFPPAPRSGAQVAVIDNMTHSYGENILFMEADLEIERGDRIAFVGPNGAGKSTLLRLIMGVESPDEGSARLGEHNIIASYFEQNQAEALDLNKTVIETMFEAVPDWTQTQVRSLLGSFCFSNDSVFKDVGKLSGGEKARLALALMLLSPCNLLVLDEPTNHLDIPAKQMLEDALCDYEGAALLVSHDRYFISRVANKIVEIHDGELVTYRGNYAYYQDKKAEERAEAETKRLIAEKEAKRKANNAKQKERAARKKNAA
- the hrpB gene encoding ATP-dependent helicase HrpB — encoded protein: MGEFPIDPLLPRLRASLVPGATVLLQSPPGAGKTTRVPLALLGEIAGTEPLPGRSLMLEPRRLAARAAATRLAASLNEPLGERVGYSVRHEQKRSSRTRIEAMTDGLFLRRLQNNPELTGINCVIFDEFHERSRNSELALALVREAQELLRPDLCLLLMSATLDLTNLRAQLPHAQVLTSEGKAFPVETQHLSPKVNEPLEGSVLRAIEQEMAYLPTTDNSGEKPPTVLVFLPGLREIERCRQRLLKSGLLSQWDVIALHGRQSLAEQGRALKPCNQKKEGRVILATSIAESSLTLDGVRLVIDCGLTRHTQFDPGTGMEGLITVPASQASADQRRGRAGRQNAGRCIRLWSPAEQQRRPAHDIPELQRADPQPTVLDLALWGAGLGESLPWLEPPPRAALQEGRRQLLALGALNAKGCPTNTGQKLARFGAHPRLGLLLLQACALGRPQLGADLAAILNERDLLSQHNYGSDLWSRMLFLRNNRSSSRSTGDRAAADRLRTVFDQSRRWLQQLGQFDQEQEHQGIEATDEQIAAQLVATAFPEWVAVARPGQRGQFLLRQGRGAALQVSDPLDGAAALAIAQLDLGDTRAKIRLALPLTQQWVRDLADQIGHWQERVLWDEQTKRVKAERVLQLGALELERQTQQQASCEQSRDVLIKQLRKDGLAVLPWSQRTEQLRSRLALAHQRLGAPWPLRTLQHLGKHPNTWIGDTLMDCRGWDDVKEEQLMEALWGDLTWSNRQQLDQLLPTQIKIPSGRNAALNYQNDDIVLSVKLQEMFGSLEGPAVLNGQLPVTIELLSPAGRPLQRTRDLAGFWRGSYEQVRKEMRGRYPKHPWPEDPTNAEPTAKRKVRP
- a CDS encoding trypsin-like peptidase domain-containing protein; amino-acid sequence: MVTVTHHVDEIAAMAVSNPLLSLVCAGALTFPGLLMQPPRAFSAGAAQAVAPKSFVAQAVARSGPAVVTLETQRTVRAMGGNGLPRSLMADPFLRRFFGMQSQSAPRSRVERGQGSGVIFDEQGLVLTNAHVVENADRVTVGLPDGRRVAGRVIGQDSLTDLAVVQLETRGPWPTAPLGNSDRLQVGDWAIAVGNPFGLENTVTMGIVSNLNRNMSQLGIAGKRLDLIQTDAAINPGNSGGPLLNARGDVIGINTLVRSGPGAGLGFAIPINRARAIASQLVKEGRASHPMVGVGLSTVPAPRPGATAPPGAVIRSVVPGGPADRGNLRVDDVIVSIDGQSISNPSEVVSAIDRHGVDRPLNLEVMRSGQRMTLAITPVEMTALR
- a CDS encoding anhydro-N-acetylmuramic acid kinase, which codes for MRVLGLMSGTSADGVDAVLVELSGSADHPRWSLLRSASLDYPTSTRQLILAVGQGEAKTASSLLNLSETITKIQAAAALQCDPEEQAQLVGCHGQTLWHRPPKRAGTGELQRGASWQMLQAPLLAQLLNRPVIFDFRAADLALGGQGAPLVPKADAALLGRTKGWRALLNLGGIANLTLIPPDAGPDRLQPVRGWDCGPANSLIDLAMEQFSEGEESCDQGGRLAETGHCDEALILRWLAEPYFQLNPPKSTGREVFGRADLTRRLRDMQGQPIANQIATLTAFSAAVVAQDLQQLSNQNHPLPIELVVAGGGSKNLTLMRELNTRCRGLRLRRSDELQLPSQSREAMVFALLAWWHHLGYPGNAPAITGAQHEVVLGVRVNPA
- a CDS encoding DUF2973 domain-containing protein, with the protein product MLSSLFPLVYGLIFIVLLWQAFRVMGRGFNAASKPLVSEKVDRTGRLTIHPELLDGEGRLTEEDLLTVRFGSDSEPPNPTSNPGE